Proteins co-encoded in one Dryobates pubescens isolate bDryPub1 chromosome 4, bDryPub1.pri, whole genome shotgun sequence genomic window:
- the RPP38 gene encoding ribonuclease P protein subunit p38, protein MAVVQKGTPTLRKAKKVAVKTCLDNPFVFEWKTIDGEDLQFILHTLEERIRDVGLKKVETPRRKKRSPAKIQTEGHFDASSAQLSREEAPGGLGQTAGWTDIGIRRQLAIGVNEVTKALERNQLLLLLVCKSASPALLTTHLIQLSASRATPAGQVPRLSQTVAPLLGLASTLALGFKKQADAFSEAVEAIIPKIPALEVPWFQGTSEEPMAQVQSDSSEGKELAVASGDELPSQKRKHAESHQLQLSHVALQPLKIKKLVPNPNKTKKPPRRKKKALSA, encoded by the coding sequence ATGGCCGTAGTGCAGAAGGGGACACCAACCCTCCGGAAAGCGAAGAAGGTCGCCGTGAAGACGTGCCTGGACAACCCCTTCGTGTTTGAGTGGAAGACCATCGATGGCGAGGACTTGCAGTTTATACTGCACACCTTGGAAGAAAGGATCAGAGACGTTGGGCTTAAAAAGGTTGAGACTCCAAGAAGGAAGAAACGTTCCCCTGCCAAAATCCAAACAGAAGGACACTTCgatgccagcagtgcccagctctccagagaagaggcaCCGGGTGGCCTTGGCCAGACAGCAGGATGGACGGACATAGGCATCAGGAGACAGCTTGCTATTGGAGTGAACGAAGTGACAAAAGCCCTGGAGAGGAAccaactgctcctgctgctggtgtgcaagtctgccagccctgccctgctgacaaCCCACCTGATCCAGCTGAGTGCCAGCCGTGCCACGCCAGCCGGCCAGGTGCCGCGGCTCAGCCAGACTGTGGCACCGCTGCTGGGCTTGGCCTCCACCTTGGCACTGGGCTTTAAGAAGCAGGCCGATGCCTTCAGCGAGGCAGTGGAAGCAATCATCCCCAAGAtcccagctctggaggtgccGTGGTTCCAGGGCACAAGTGAAGAACCCATGGCTCAGGTGCAGTCTGACTCCTCCGAGggcaaggagctggcagtggcgtCGGGGGATGAGCTCCCCAGCCAGAAGAGGAAGCATGCAGaaagccaccagctgcagctgtcacacgtggctctgcagcctctgaaaaTCAAGAAGCTTGTCCCAAATCCAAACAAGACCAAGAAACCACCTCGCAGAAAGAAGAAAGCTCTCTCAG